The Liolophura sinensis isolate JHLJ2023 chromosome 6, CUHK_Ljap_v2, whole genome shotgun sequence genomic sequence GAACCTAAAACCGTCAGCAAAAATAGGTTCTAGGTCAAtaggtttttaaaaattattatggCTATTGAAAAAACATGTGGATTTCAAGAAACTTACAATGAAAAAAGGTccagagatttttttttattattattatggctagtgaaaaaaatgtggagtttaagaaacttaaaataaaaaatttctcTTTACCAGAAGCAGGACTGGTGTACTAGGTTGTATTCTATTTCTATTAACTTATGAAATGAAACAGATAATTTTTACCACAATACATACTTCAACATTTTGAGCTTTGAATTTGTTCACAACCTTGTGTATACAGACTTGGTACAACTACAGTTTACATTGATATACCAATATCATGTATTGTGCCAACAAGTTTTTGGTGTAAAGTTACACTGACTGGGGAACATTGTTCATATAAAACAAGTTGGTCCACATGGTGAGGGTTCAAGCTCATTATAAGGtatctgaggtacatgtacctggtttaGTTCTGGGATTGCCCTCTAATTTTTCTAGGATATCATCAAAACCACTGAAGTTCAAAAGCAGATGTAGGTTATTACAATTACCAATTTGTTACTTCTTATTTGCTCTATAAAGGTTAAAGAGTGAATTACTTTACACGCACGACTGAAATATGCTAATTAGTGAGAAATTGATATGTTGTGTTATCAGAGTTGGCCAAAACTTGATAAATCATCATTTGTTttgattaaatgaaaaatatgtacCAATCCTGGTTTGCACTCAACACTCAATTATCCCTTTGAAAACAGAGACAGAATAACACTTACCAGTGCTGttgttgccttgctgactgctCTCTCCTAAGTACAAGCTGTCTCCCTGGGAAAACCTTGATGTGTCTGAATCACTGCTGTTGGCTATTCCTACAGCCAAGTCTGTACCTGCACCCTGCTGCATGAAAGACTCCTCCAGGATCTCTATGTCATCATCATCCATGCTCTGGTTATACTGTTCTACACTCACACCCACCACACTGTCCACACTGCCCTGAGAATCAAGTTTAGCCCCCTCCTGGTTGAAGGAAATTATTGAGCTGAGGGATTCATTGATGGGAGCAACGTCTGATGAACTATGAAAGACTTTTTGCACTTTTCTAGATGATGATACATCAGAAATAGAATCAGAAGTTCTTTTTCGCAATTCTGACTGGATTTCTTCGTGGGTATGCATGCTTACTGGGACAACAGGTTCTGCAGAGCTGTCATCAAACACTTCCTGTTTCACAACAATATCTGAAGGCAATCCCATATCAGTCTGCAAGCTATCAACCGGCAGGGGTCTGTTTGTAATGGGAGATGAGGGTAATGATTGAGCTGGTGAGGAATGGTGGGACATTGACACATGGCTGTCCAGTCGATGATGGGAAATGTCACTGGATTGTTGGTTTGATGAACGGAATGTCTGATTTTGATGTTTGCTCGGAATCCTCCTGGAAGAAGTATGTGCTGATCCACTAGGACCTCTAAAGGCCTGTCCTGTGTCATCTGTGGGAGGCCAGCTACTTTCAGTCTGCAGATCGTGGGTCTCCTGCAGGGGCAAGCCTTTCAACCATGAGGGATTGGGAATGTCCCCACAGCATTCTAAACACACAAAAGTATAAGATTATAATCAAAAGAGATGAACATTTGCCATTACTTTTTAAAGCAGCACCAGCAAAGCATgtagaaatgaaaaacaatacaacaaaaataataagcGATGGTGTATATGTAGAGCAATACAAATCCATGTAGCATTTTTACAAGTGTCCAGAGGATACCTTCTTGTGAAAaatccaaatacatgtactaaagaaGGCGAAAGGTGTCTATTACAACATCTCCTGGTTTCACAACTTTCTAGAAGTAACAGTACAAGGACTACGGGTCGAGCTCATACCAAAGAGTCAAGCTTATAGCACAGAAATTCACCCTATATTAGtacaacaaaaacttgaaaattttctttaaataagTATTGCAAAAATTTTTGATCTGACACTGAAAGACATCAGGGTAAAATATGGTGATGATTTTGTTACATATTgctatttatttttcataaataaatatacagc encodes the following:
- the LOC135469306 gene encoding uncharacterized protein LOC135469306 isoform X2, whose amino-acid sequence is MRGFGLDTVLKETGKMGVSLERVQNKFACIIGELCNEPFVLSQFAVWLDMRLAEYKAKGSICLECCGDIPNPSWLKGLPLQETHDLQTESSWPPTDDTGQAFRGPSGSAHTSSRRIPSKHQNQTFRSSNQQSSDISHHRLDSHVSMSHHSSPAQSLPSSPITNRPLPVDSLQTDMGLPSDIVVKQEVFDDSSAEPVVPVSMHTHEEIQSELRKRTSDSISDVSSSRKVQKVFHSSSDVAPINESLSSIISFNQEGAKLDSQGSVDSVVGVSVEQYNQSMDDDDIEILEESFMQQGAGTDLAVGIANSSDSDTSRFSQGDSLYLGESSQQGNNSTDVRPSEVSGRNKDLFSCPGQPSANLLTQRKTASSVRLFQRWLLLNADEERPVKTLSPRDLDAYLVRFLSTCQKVDGGEYSAKSLKGLRESIERHLKDSGYPFSIISSPEFYNSQQVYKTRFQFLRLHKGTNI